The Phragmitibacter flavus genome contains a region encoding:
- a CDS encoding c-type cytochrome domain-containing protein, with product MTHSVRPSIAPKPVIIARRVAFVSFALLSAEAVTLHAQEKINFNDHVRAVLENKCFSCHNPDKKRGDLDLTSFAATMTGGGTGAIVIPGDHEGSKLITTTTKKAEPFMPPEGSPLTPQEVEILTKWINGGVLETASSIARKAAPKASIALTVSASGKPEGPVAMPEHVLLEPVVVAPRTSAITAIAASSWAPLVAISGQKQALIYNTDTRSLAGIYPYEEGQIRSLKFSQSGGLLVGAGGQGGRKGNVVVWDVKSGKRVAEVGNEFDQVMTADISPNQTMVALGGPSKAAKVYDLSTNEEVYAIKKHTEWIMSLAFSPDGVLLASADRNGGVVVSEASNGAEFYVLDTHKTACTSVAWRADSNILATSGEDGKIVTYEMTNGKVVKVWDAHAGGCLSVSFTPDGNVVSSGRDGVVRIWDVNGKKLMESPKQPDLVTKVAALHDSKTCVTGDWLGNTKMWSFAGVFAEVGALSSNPQPIAARISESEKLAAALMTQVGTAEAGVKKATDALNAKNAAVEAAKKLAGDMTAGVKKLEQEVAAANGQQQALTKSLAETNQRRAELGAEWKKHEAIAAKLKTDEASLAALTAERQTLTTPEQQPKAAEVDKKLADLKAPIEAAKAAMAKPPQQMIEVDGKIREIQEQLTALNKALPEKKKQLDELKPKAAKQPEVVAALEKEVAPLSAGLAAAQNQLKKVQGDLAFQQQMPVKLRAAQFNLGLLAERDALEKLEAEVKGLQEAQKETDATLVAAKTKIDESRKVMAESAAALPALDEVFAKLTADQPAIEKMVEPGKAQEGQLLGQVNAEKKKVVDQEAAIKALDDAKNARIAAAAKAAEEITKQIQVLQKQLGDVNGKLDGPAKAAEAKQVAMNKMNEDLQGARSLAGLANQRAQETQAVVKKSEEALAAAKGNAEAEKAATEALNAARKSMSEAQGALGQGNGLLAQREKAAAQSKAEHEAAVKAAAPLREQQANLNKQIGIRNQELAAKKAEPEKANAEFAAASQPHRVEIGKVKAVVGPMETQLAEVRAKLAADQKTVEGARAALAKAKGDAEAVRQRQADAQKSIDGATKQIADSEKMLVEIQQELAKQEPGLQPLRDKVKQLSEQYFAMLPPAK from the coding sequence ATGACCCATTCCGTGAGACCAAGCATTGCCCCTAAACCCGTGATCATCGCGCGACGCGTTGCCTTTGTGTCATTTGCTCTGCTGTCAGCGGAGGCGGTCACCTTGCATGCCCAGGAGAAGATCAACTTCAATGACCATGTGCGGGCGGTGTTGGAGAATAAATGTTTCTCCTGCCACAACCCTGACAAAAAGCGCGGGGACTTGGATCTGACCAGTTTTGCGGCGACGATGACCGGTGGTGGCACGGGTGCCATTGTCATTCCTGGGGATCATGAGGGGAGCAAGTTGATCACCACCACGACGAAAAAGGCGGAGCCGTTCATGCCGCCGGAAGGTTCTCCGCTGACGCCTCAGGAGGTTGAGATCTTGACCAAATGGATCAATGGCGGAGTTCTGGAAACCGCATCCAGCATTGCCCGCAAGGCGGCACCGAAAGCAAGCATTGCATTGACGGTAAGTGCTTCAGGTAAGCCGGAAGGTCCGGTGGCGATGCCGGAGCACGTGTTGCTCGAGCCGGTGGTGGTCGCTCCACGCACCAGCGCGATCACGGCGATTGCGGCCAGTTCATGGGCTCCTCTGGTGGCGATCAGCGGCCAGAAACAGGCGTTGATTTACAATACCGACACGCGCAGTCTCGCGGGCATTTATCCGTATGAGGAAGGGCAGATTCGTTCGCTTAAGTTCAGTCAGAGCGGTGGTTTGCTGGTCGGAGCAGGCGGACAGGGTGGTCGCAAAGGCAACGTCGTGGTTTGGGATGTGAAGTCCGGCAAACGCGTGGCCGAGGTGGGCAATGAATTTGACCAGGTGATGACGGCGGACATCAGTCCAAACCAGACCATGGTGGCGTTGGGTGGTCCTTCCAAAGCGGCCAAGGTCTATGATCTTTCCACCAATGAGGAAGTTTACGCGATCAAGAAACACACCGAGTGGATCATGTCGCTGGCTTTCAGTCCCGATGGGGTCTTGCTGGCGAGTGCGGATCGCAACGGCGGAGTGGTGGTGAGCGAAGCCTCAAACGGCGCGGAGTTTTATGTGTTGGACACGCATAAGACGGCTTGCACGAGTGTGGCCTGGCGGGCCGATTCCAACATCCTGGCGACGTCGGGGGAAGATGGGAAAATTGTCACTTATGAAATGACGAATGGCAAGGTGGTGAAGGTTTGGGATGCCCATGCGGGTGGCTGTCTTTCGGTAAGCTTCACTCCAGATGGCAATGTGGTTTCTTCAGGACGCGACGGGGTGGTTCGCATCTGGGATGTGAACGGCAAAAAGCTGATGGAGTCGCCGAAACAGCCGGACCTGGTCACCAAGGTGGCAGCACTTCATGACAGCAAAACCTGTGTGACGGGTGACTGGCTTGGCAACACCAAGATGTGGTCGTTTGCGGGGGTGTTCGCGGAAGTGGGTGCCTTGTCGAGCAATCCACAGCCGATTGCTGCAAGGATCTCGGAAAGCGAGAAACTGGCGGCGGCATTGATGACTCAGGTCGGAACGGCGGAAGCTGGGGTCAAGAAAGCGACTGACGCTTTGAATGCCAAAAACGCGGCGGTCGAAGCGGCCAAGAAGCTGGCGGGGGATATGACGGCCGGGGTTAAAAAACTGGAGCAGGAAGTGGCTGCAGCGAATGGTCAACAGCAAGCACTTACAAAATCGTTGGCGGAGACGAACCAGCGTCGCGCCGAGTTGGGGGCTGAGTGGAAGAAGCATGAAGCCATCGCTGCCAAGTTGAAAACAGATGAAGCGAGTTTGGCGGCACTGACGGCTGAACGCCAGACATTGACCACACCGGAGCAGCAGCCGAAAGCGGCAGAAGTCGACAAAAAATTGGCGGATTTGAAAGCACCGATTGAGGCGGCGAAAGCAGCGATGGCAAAACCACCGCAACAGATGATTGAGGTCGATGGCAAGATTCGCGAGATTCAGGAGCAGTTGACGGCGTTGAACAAAGCGCTGCCAGAGAAGAAAAAGCAGTTGGATGAATTGAAGCCAAAGGCGGCCAAACAGCCGGAGGTGGTGGCGGCTCTGGAAAAGGAAGTGGCCCCTTTGAGTGCCGGACTTGCCGCTGCGCAGAATCAATTGAAGAAGGTGCAGGGCGACCTGGCTTTCCAACAGCAGATGCCGGTGAAGCTGCGTGCGGCACAGTTCAATTTGGGATTGCTGGCGGAGCGTGATGCCCTCGAAAAACTGGAGGCGGAAGTCAAAGGTTTGCAGGAAGCTCAAAAGGAGACCGATGCGACGCTCGTTGCGGCGAAGACGAAGATTGATGAGAGTCGCAAGGTGATGGCGGAGAGTGCTGCGGCTTTACCTGCGTTGGATGAGGTGTTCGCCAAATTGACGGCGGATCAGCCAGCCATTGAGAAGATGGTTGAGCCGGGCAAGGCGCAGGAAGGGCAACTGCTGGGACAGGTGAATGCGGAGAAGAAGAAGGTCGTGGACCAGGAGGCGGCGATCAAGGCATTGGATGATGCGAAGAATGCACGCATTGCGGCGGCAGCCAAGGCAGCAGAAGAAATCACCAAACAGATCCAAGTTTTGCAGAAGCAGCTTGGAGATGTGAATGGCAAACTCGATGGCCCGGCGAAAGCGGCGGAGGCCAAACAGGTGGCGATGAACAAGATGAACGAGGACTTGCAGGGGGCGAGGTCACTTGCCGGTCTGGCGAATCAAAGGGCGCAAGAGACTCAAGCAGTCGTGAAAAAATCGGAGGAAGCTTTGGCGGCGGCGAAAGGCAATGCGGAAGCGGAGAAGGCGGCAACGGAGGCATTGAATGCGGCTCGGAAATCGATGTCGGAGGCGCAGGGCGCATTGGGTCAAGGAAATGGACTGCTGGCACAGCGTGAGAAAGCGGCGGCGCAGTCGAAAGCGGAGCATGAAGCAGCAGTTAAGGCAGCGGCCCCATTGCGCGAGCAGCAGGCGAACTTGAACAAGCAGATTGGGATTCGCAATCAGGAGCTCGCGGCGAAAAAAGCGGAGCCGGAGAAGGCGAATGCCGAGTTTGCGGCAGCGTCCCAGCCTCATCGCGTTGAGATCGGCAAGGTGAAGGCGGTGGTCGGACCGATGGAAACCCAACTCGCCGAGGTGCGTGCCAAGCTGGCGGCGGATCAGAAAACGGTGGAGGGGGCACGTGCTGCGTTGGCCAAGGCTAAAGGTGATGCGGAGGCGGTCCGTCAGCGACAGGCAGATGCGCAGAAGTCAATTGACGGAGCAACGAAACAGATCGCGGATTCCGAGAAGATGCTGGTGGAGATCCAACAGGAGCTAGCCAAACAGGAGCCGGGTTTGCAGCCGCTGCGGGATAAAGTGAAGCAGCTCAGTGAGCAGTATTTTGCGATGTTGCCGCCGGCGAAGTAG